The following are from one region of the Dreissena polymorpha isolate Duluth1 chromosome 2, UMN_Dpol_1.0, whole genome shotgun sequence genome:
- the LOC127866522 gene encoding uncharacterized protein LOC127866522: MQSREKTQMQRAVSAVRQHRMKIRVAAREFNVPRSTLSDHVHGRVGETRPGPVSLLNDEEEGALVSYLLYMADHGFPMTRNRTRVYIREIIKQGGRTYPYKVSENGPSDEWFRKLFARHPELQERTPESLDPARSSMSREDVIYPFFDFLDKTLTQYGVKDKPSQIFNCDETGWSGKEKAKEKVITGKREHTISRKVMGGGGNHITAHLCVCADGRFLPTMIIFKGSLPHTRFTDGVPDTWLYGSSSTGYIDHELFQTWFMKGFLPHCGRARPVVLIMDNHDAHISLPVIQAARANDVVLIGFPGHTTHIMQPLDVKIIGPLKTNMASLASDLGIVCPSLTIGKSKYPVLLKYAMNRITPC, from the exons ATGCAATCAAGGGAAAAGACACAGATGCAGCGTGCCGTCTCTGCTGTTAGGCAGCACAGAATGAAAATTAGGGTCGCTGCACGGGAATTCAATGTTCCACGTAGTACATTATCAGATCATGTACATGGGCGTGTTGGCGAGACACGCCCAGGCCCAGTGAGCCTATTAAACGATGAGGAAGAGGGGGCTCTTGTGAGTTATCTATTATACATGGCGGATCATGGTTTCCCTATGACACGAAACAGAACCCGTGTTTATATTCGGGAAATCATTAAGCAAGGAG GTAGGACATATCCGTATAAGGTGTCAGAGAATGGGCCGTCAGACGAATGGTTCCGAAAATTGTTTGCGCGCCACCCGGAACTTCAGGAACGGACGCCCGAGAGTTTGGATCCGGCACGTTCCTCAATGTCGAGGGAGGATGTCATATACCCATTCTTTGACTTTCTGGACAAAACCCTCACACAGTATGGTGTAAAAGATAAACCGTCACAA ATATTCAACTGTGACGAGACCGGTTGGTCGGGAAAAGAAAAAGCCAAAGAGAAAGTTATTACTGGAAAAAGGGAGCACACCATCAGCCGGAAAGTTATGGGCGGTGGAGGAAACCATATAACCGCGCACCTTTGCGTTTGTGCAGATGGGCGGTTTCTCCCTACAATGATTATTTTCAAG GGTTCATTGCCACACACGCGTTTTACCGACGGCGTGCCAGACACATGGCTCTATGGGAGCAGCTCGACGGGGTATATAGACCATGAGTTGTTTCAAACATGGTTCATGAAAGGATTTCTGCCCCACTGTGGGCGAGCAAGGCCGGTTGTCTTGATCATGGACAATCATGACGCACACATTTCCCTACCAGTTATTCAGGCGGCCAGGGCGAACGATGTTGTGCTGATCGGGTTTCCAGGCCATACCACGCACATCATGCAGCCGTTGGATGTGAAG ataATTGGCCCGTTAAAGACAAACATGGCATCACTTGCGTCTGATCTGGGAATTGTTTGCCCGTCCTTGACTATAGGGAAATCCAAATACCCTGTTTTACTGAAGTATGCGATGAACCGCATCACACCGTGTTGA